A window from Parambassis ranga chromosome 13, fParRan2.1, whole genome shotgun sequence encodes these proteins:
- the rnf168 gene encoding E3 ubiquitin-protein ligase rnf168, producing MAPVSDAAVRGRTEGALSRDDCVCPVCLEIFVEPVTLPCTHTFCKSCFLESVDKATLCCPMCRKRVSTWARQNSRNNTLVNQPLWAQIQTCFPLQCQRRLSGQDTDDGDSSVSGVFPRVSEPGEVRQEYEDQVTKLVEERRAMDEEERRASEEYIQRLLAEEEKSLLEERRRREDDERLARLLSNQLNSPPVPQQTPLRVDGTPAKKKKEVGIGQIEKYLCPRPAQTGPDCSSVSFVSNKENILLSEAGPQAEHPLPRSDHYGPQTSRQMDLEPASEKQQLCQLIRNSSPKRKNSDEEVEEDVSTKRACHLLVSSASCADGEGLAMHGVAELEVELQSRRQQEEEDRRLALLLQKELDEEEKRRATDRRKGSTDAYLLRQNRGGKLEAGSSETPKRASKKTVRSCSASSSASSVKTATPRSSSRGSKQTVLTEMFSSTSR from the exons AGCTGCTTCCTGGAGTCTGTGGACAAAGCCACTCTGTGCTGCCCGATGTGCAGGAAGAGAGTTTCCACGTGGGCCCGGCAGAACAGCAGGAACAACACACTGGTGAACCAGCCACTGTGGGCGCAGATCCAGACCTGCTTTCCCCTGCAGTGCCAGCGCCGGCTCAGTGGGCAGGACACAGATGACGGCGACAGCTCAG tgTCTGGGGTTTTCCCCAGAGTCAGTGAGCCTGGAGAGGTGAGGCAGGAGTACGAAGACCAGGTGACCAAA CTGGTGGAGGAGAGGCGAGCAATGGatgaggaggaaaggagggcCAGTGAGGAGTACATCCAGAGACTCCTGGCCGAGGAGGAGAAGTCTCTgctggaagagaggaggagaagggaggacGACGAGCGGCTGGCCAGACTGCTCAGTAACCAGCTG AACTCTCCTCCCGTCCCTCAGCAGACCCCTCTCCGTGTTGATGGCACTccagcaaagaagaagaaggaggttGGCATTGGACAGATTGAGAA GTACCTGTGTCCACGGCCGGCTCAGACGGGCCCggactgcagctctgtcagctTTGTGTCCAATAAG gaGAACATCCTTCTGTCCGAGGCAGGCCCGCAAGCGGAGCACCCCCTCCCTAGATCGGATCATTATGGACCTCAGACAAGCAGACAGATGGACCTTGAGCCAGCAtctgagaagcagcagctctgccagCTAATCCGAAATTCATCCCCCAAGAGGAAGAATTcagatgaggaggtggaggaggacgtGAGCACTAAACGAGCCTGTCACCTTCTGGTTTCCTCTGCCTCCTGTGCGGATGGGGAGGGACTGGCCATGCACGGGGTGGCCGAGCTtgaggtggagctgcagagcagacggcagcaggaggaggaggaccggCGGCTGGCTCTGCTTCTGCAGAAGGAATTGgacgaggaggagaagagaagagccaCTGACAGACGTAAAGGGTCCACTGACGCCTACCTGCTGCGCCAAAACCGGGGAGGAAAGCTGGAAGCTGGCAGCTCTGAGACACCCAAGAGAGCCTCCAAGAAGACGGTGAGAAGTTGCAGCGCCTCTTCATCAGCTTCGTCTGTGAAGACTGCAACACCCCGCTCCTCCAGCAGAGGCAGTAAACAAACTGTTCTGACCGAAATGTTCTCCAGCACGAGCAGATGA
- the LOC114444663 gene encoding transmembrane 4 L6 family member 1: MMCVSMCLRCVGVSLVPMAIICILSNILLLLPELRIQFLVEGHVTREATWATGLWGSGFLVLLGARAFVQSSRTKGCCAFRSQMLCQALYSCVCLLAAGSCCLVSATGLSQGPLCLYNTSSGATWGVPLQPVPDRHTGYLYNSSLWSSVCLEPRSVVQWNVVLFSLMAGSSGLQTVLCGINVLNSLLGLILGQGFCHSKVSPVSA, translated from the exons ATG atgtgtgtgtcaatgtgtctGCGGTGTGTTGGAGTGTCTCTGGTTCCCATGGCGATCATCTGCATTCTGTCTAACATTCTGTTGCTGCTTCCTGAACTAAGGATCCAGTTCCTGGTGGAGGGTCATGTGACCCGAGAGGCAACCTGGGCCACTGGCCTATGGGGGTCCGGTTTCCTG GTCCTACTGGGAGCTCGAGCGTTTGTCCAGAGCAGCAGAACCAAAGGCTGCTGTGCTTTTAGGAGTCAG ATGCTGTGTCAGGCGCTttactcctgtgtgtgtctgctggctgCTGGTAGCTGCTGCCTCGTCAGTGCCACTGGTCTTTCTCAGGGTCCTCTTTGTCTCTACAACACATCCTCTGGTGCAACCTGGGGGGTCCCGCTGCAGCCTGTCCCAGACCG GCACACAGGGTATCTGTACAACAGCTCTCTGTGGTCCAGTGTTTGCCTGGAGCCCCGGTCCGTGGTTCAGTGGAATGTAGTTCTGTTCAGTTTGATGGCGGGGTCCAGTGGCCTGCAGACCGTCCTTTGTGGAATCAATGTCCTCAACTCCCTGCTGGGCCTGATTCTGGGTCAGGGCTTCTGCCACAGCAAG gtcAGTCCAGTCTCCGCTTGA
- the LOC114445206 gene encoding protein phosphatase 1 regulatory subunit 14A-like, which produces MAANRVGRRVNRVGNNHPMNRAGGGRDSAQNLPRRQARVTVKYNRQELQRRLDVEKWIDCELDQLYRGQEEEMPEEVNIDELLDLKTDGERTHRLQDILHSCPNSTATFISGLVLMLHGLQTQEDLHNDGIDLPQLHIYPTRSSSVNREVLH; this is translated from the exons ATGGCGGCCAACCGGGTGGGGCGGCGGGTCAACAGGGTAGGCAATAATCACCCAATGAACCGTGCGGGCGGTGGGCGAGACTCAGCGCAGAACCTGCCGCGGCGACAGGCCCGGGTCACCGTCAAATACAACAGACAGGAGCTGCAGAGGCGGCTGGATGTGGAAAAGTGGATCGACTGTGAGCTGGACCAGCTGTATCGGGGCCAG gaggaggagatgccAGAGGAGGTGAACATCGACGAGCTGCTGGACCTGAAGACCGACGGGGAGAGGACGCACCGACTGCAG GACATCCTTCACTCCTGTCCCAACAGCACAGCG ACGTTCATCAGCGGGCTGGTACTGATGCTTCACGGCTTACAGACACAGGAGGATCTGCATAATGATGGCATCGACCTCCCCCAGCTCCACATCTACCCCACCCGCTCCAGCTCAGTTAACAGGGAAGTGCTGCACTGA
- the spint2 gene encoding kunitz-type protease inhibitor 2, with protein MMISLKLLALCCLPILGLAVGCDWDTSVKEDQGLDLSSLTGGAKQLGEFREVSDPESCRAACCAEPRCDLALVGLPADGRPQCLFVSCESGGENTCVLQPSSQFKVYRKKRPAQARREEGAEKPRVVPLLGSWEPKSNETNNILCRLPMKVGPCRAAFPKFFYNVSSQSCSSFIYGGCEANGNNFDSQEECEATCSGVTGSVLPDDSTPAPPLLPAKSPRMAPAAPEESAIPQKTEMSTEEYTENCEAEPQVGPCRAAFQRWYFHKETGSCQTFIFGGCRGNKNNYIDENSCMTKCRAVTILPSSKKMDEDNTSGEKAHCLLTSDPGPCRAAFPMYYYNANAGTCQLFLYGGCRGNENRYESVEECMSSCSGDGWFDGRGKSRTRWTAAFFLFVTLAAISALLLATLVIVTLRRHRLSRRPSSISDKEELLPELDEQSSLDSLTVPESPEPQHKA; from the exons ATGATGATCAGCCTAAAGCTCCTCGCGCTCTGCTGTCTCCCCATCTTGGGTCTGGCTGTGGGCTGTGACTGGGACACATCCGTCAAAGAGGACCAGGGCCTGGACCTGAGCTCTCTGACCGGCGGAGCGAAGCAGCTGGGCGAGTTCAGAGAGGTGTCCGACCCGGAGAGCTGCCGCGCCGCGTGCTGCGCGGAGCCGCGCTGTGACCTGGCCCTGGTGGGTCTGCCGGCGGACGGACGGCCGCAGTGCTTGTTCGTGAGCTGTGAGAGCGGCGGGGAGAACACGTGCGTCCTGCAGCCCAGTTCCCAGTTCAAGGTTTACCGCAAGAAGAGGCCCGCACAGGCCCGCAGAGAGGAAGGCGCCGAGAAGCCACGCGTCGTCCCGCTGCTGGGGTCCTGGGAGCCGAAGAGCAACGAGACCAACAACA TTCTTTGCCGTCTGCCGATGAAGGTGGGTCCATGTCGAGCTGCCTTCCCAAAGTTCTTCTACAATGTGTCCAGTCAGAGCTGCAGTAGCTTCATCTACGGCGGCTGCGAAGCCAACGGAAACAACTTCGACTCCCAGGAGGAGTGTGAGGCCACATGCAGTGGAGTGAcag gcTCTGTTCTGCCTGATGACTccactcctgctcctcctctgcttcctgccAAATCTCCTCGAAtggctccagcagctccagaaGAGTCCGCCATCCCTCAGAAGACGG AAATGTCCACTGAGGAATACACAG AGAACTGTGAGGCAGAACCTCAGGTCGGTCCCTGCAGAGCCGCGTTTCAGCGCTGGTACTTCCACAAAGAGACGGGTAGCTGTCAAACGTTCATCtttggaggctgcagaggaaacaagAACAACTACATCGACGAGAACAGCTGCATGACCAAATGCCGAG CGGTGACCATCCTGCCGTCCTCTAAAAAAATGGATGAAGACAACACATCTGGTGAAAAAG ctcactgtctgctgacctctgaccctggaCCATGCCGGGCTGCCTTCCCCATGTACTACTACAATGCTAACGCTGGCACCTGTCAATTGTTCCTGTATGGTGGTTGTCGGGGCAACGAGAACCGCTACGAGTCTGTGGAGGAGTGTATGAGTAGCTGCAGCGGTGACG GTTGGTTTGATGGCCGAGGTAAAAGTCGAACTCGATGGACTGCAG CCTTCTTCCTGTTCGTCACTCTGGCTgccatctctgctctgctgctggcaACACTGGTCATCGTCACACTGAGACGTCACCGCCTGTCCCGCCGCCCATCCTCCATCAG CGATAAGGAAGAACTGCTGCCAGAGCTAGACGAGCAGTCCTCTCTGGATTCTCTGACCGTCCCCGAGAGCCCCGAACCACAGCACAAGGCCTGA
- the atg16l1 gene encoding autophagy-related protein 16-1 isoform X1, giving the protein MAEKLVECTWKRHISEQLKLRDRVQRQAFEEIVHQYNRLLEKSDLQAVLSERYQAEKYDVQRGHEASPVDASRSTALQQEMAQMRIKHQEELTELHKKRGELAQSVIELNNQIQQKDKEIQNNEAKMLEYQQQITGLEGDCRELRSCLQDLERANQTLKDEYDALQITFSALEEKLRKTTEDNQELVSRWMAEKAQEANRLNAENEKDSRRRQAKLQKELADAAKEPLPIDPDDDIEVLAEDGGKGGGETSPNRPLSRTPSKKISQQPPGGLLDSISNIFGMSECVQHGLVHPHSRRRTANSLSTSPENTETPSGGCAEVRVPSTALHSFEAHSGEVNAARFSPGSRLLATGGTDRRVKLWEVIAGRCEAKGALTGSNAGITSIEFDSAGSYLLAASNDFASRIWTVDDSRLRHTLTGHSGKVLSARFLLDNARIVSGSYDRTLKLWDLRSKVCMKTVFAGSSCNDIVCTEQCVMSGHFDKKVRFWDIRAESIVRELELMGRVTSLDLNHDRTELLSCSRDDLIKIIDLRTNAVRQTFSAQGFKCGTDWTRVTFSPDGCYVAGGSADGALYIWNVLTGKVDRTLDRNHNSAINSVSWSPSGAYVVSVDKGGRAILWSDM; this is encoded by the exons ATGGCGGAGAAGCTGGTGGAGTGCACCTGGAAGAGGCACATTTCAGAGCAGCTGAAGCTCCGAGACCGAGTCCAGAGGCAAGCTTTTGAAGAGATTGTCCACCAGT ATAATCGTCTACTGGAGAAGTCAGATCTGCAGGCCGTCCTATCCGAGAGGTACCAGGCTGAGAAATATGACGTCCAGAGAGGACATGAGGCCAG TCCTGTGGATGCAAGTCGCAGCACCGCCCTGCAGCAGGAAATGGCTCAGATGAGGATCAAGCATCAAGAGGAGCTGACGGAACTGCATAAGAAACGCGGAGAG CTGGCCCAGAGTGTGATTGAACTGAACAACCAGATCcagcagaaagacaaagagatcCAGAACAATGAGGCTAA AATGTTGGAATACCAGCAGCAGATCACCGGCTTGGAGGGAGACTGTCGGGAGCTGAGGAGCTGCCTGCAG GACCTGGAGCGGGCAAACCAGACTCTAAAGGACGAATACGACGCTCTGCAGATCACCTTCTCTGCTCTGGAGGAGAAACTAAGGAAGACTACTGAGGACAACCAGGAGCTGGTGTCTCGCTGGATGGCAGAGAAGGCTCAGGAGGCCAACAGGCTGAATGCCGAGAATGAAAAAGACAGCAG ACGTAGACAGGCCAAACTGCAGAAGGAGCTTGCTGATGCTGCCAAAGAGCCGCTGCCCATTGACCC GGACGATGACATCGAGGTCCTGGCAGAGGACGGAGGAAAGGGCGGAGGAGAGACGTCCCCGAACCGGCCACTCAGCAGGACTCCTAG TAAGAAAATATCCCAGCAGCCCCCTGGTGGTCTCCTCGACTCCATCTCCAACATATTCGG catgtCTGAATGTGTCCAGCATGGACTCGTCCATCCGCACTCCAG GCGTCGAACTGCCAACTCTCTGAGCACTtcacctgaaaacacagaaactccGTCAGGAGGGTGTGCAGAGGTCAGGGTCCCTTCGACTGCTCTGCACAGCTTC GAAGCCCACAGTGGTGAAGTAAATGCAGCAAGGTTCAGCCCTGGGTCCCGTCTCCTAGCAACAGGAGGGACGGACCGCAGGGTGAAGCTGTGGGAGGTGATTGCTG GACGCTGTGAGGCCAAAGGAGCTCTGACCGGCAGCAACGCAGGAATCACAAGCATCGAGTTCGACAGTGCT ggCTCGTACCTGCTTGCTGCCTCCAACGACTTCGCCAGTCGGATCTGGACTGTGGATGACTCCAGACTGAGG CACACCTTGACGGGCCACAGCGGGAAGGTCCTGTCTGCTCGCTTCCTATTGGACAACGCCCGCATCGTCTCGGGGAGCTATGACCGAACACTCAAACTGTGGGACCTCCGCAGCAAAGTCT GTATGAAGACCGTGTTTGCTGGGTCCAGCTGTAATGACATTGTCTGCACAGAGCAGTGTGTCATGAGTGGACATTTCGACAAGAAGGTGCGGTTCTGGGACATCAG AGCGGAGAGCATTGTGCGGGAGCTGGAGTTGATGGGCCGAGTGACCTCTCTGGACCTGAACCATGACCGGACTGAGCTGCTGTCATGTTCCAGAGACGACCTGATCAAGATCATTGATTTGCGCACTAATGCCGTCAGACAGACATTCAG tgctCAGGGCTTTAAGTGTGGAACTGACTGGACCAGAGTCACCTTCAG TCCTGACGGCTGCTACGTAGCCGGAGGCTCCGCTGACGGAGCTCTGTATATCTGGAACGTCCTGACAGGAAAAGTGGACCGAACCCTGGACCGGAACCACAA CTCTGCCATCAACTCTGTGTCCTGGTCGCCGTCGGGCGCATACGTTGTCAGCGTGGACAAAGGTGGCCGGGCCATCCTGTGGTCGGACATGTGA
- the atg16l1 gene encoding autophagy-related protein 16-1 isoform X2: MAEKLVECTWKRHISEQLKLRDRVQRQAFEEIVHQYNRLLEKSDLQAVLSERYQAEKYDVQRGHEASPVDASRSTALQQEMAQMRIKHQEELTELHKKRGELAQSVIELNNQIQQKDKEIQNNEAKMLEYQQQITGLEGDCRELRSCLQDLERANQTLKDEYDALQITFSALEEKLRKTTEDNQELVSRWMAEKAQEANRLNAENEKDSRRRQAKLQKELADAAKEPLPIDPDDDIEVLAEDGGKGGGETSPNRPLSRTPSKKISQQPPGGLLDSISNIFGRRTANSLSTSPENTETPSGGCAEVRVPSTALHSFEAHSGEVNAARFSPGSRLLATGGTDRRVKLWEVIAGRCEAKGALTGSNAGITSIEFDSAGSYLLAASNDFASRIWTVDDSRLRHTLTGHSGKVLSARFLLDNARIVSGSYDRTLKLWDLRSKVCMKTVFAGSSCNDIVCTEQCVMSGHFDKKVRFWDIRAESIVRELELMGRVTSLDLNHDRTELLSCSRDDLIKIIDLRTNAVRQTFSAQGFKCGTDWTRVTFSPDGCYVAGGSADGALYIWNVLTGKVDRTLDRNHNSAINSVSWSPSGAYVVSVDKGGRAILWSDM, from the exons ATGGCGGAGAAGCTGGTGGAGTGCACCTGGAAGAGGCACATTTCAGAGCAGCTGAAGCTCCGAGACCGAGTCCAGAGGCAAGCTTTTGAAGAGATTGTCCACCAGT ATAATCGTCTACTGGAGAAGTCAGATCTGCAGGCCGTCCTATCCGAGAGGTACCAGGCTGAGAAATATGACGTCCAGAGAGGACATGAGGCCAG TCCTGTGGATGCAAGTCGCAGCACCGCCCTGCAGCAGGAAATGGCTCAGATGAGGATCAAGCATCAAGAGGAGCTGACGGAACTGCATAAGAAACGCGGAGAG CTGGCCCAGAGTGTGATTGAACTGAACAACCAGATCcagcagaaagacaaagagatcCAGAACAATGAGGCTAA AATGTTGGAATACCAGCAGCAGATCACCGGCTTGGAGGGAGACTGTCGGGAGCTGAGGAGCTGCCTGCAG GACCTGGAGCGGGCAAACCAGACTCTAAAGGACGAATACGACGCTCTGCAGATCACCTTCTCTGCTCTGGAGGAGAAACTAAGGAAGACTACTGAGGACAACCAGGAGCTGGTGTCTCGCTGGATGGCAGAGAAGGCTCAGGAGGCCAACAGGCTGAATGCCGAGAATGAAAAAGACAGCAG ACGTAGACAGGCCAAACTGCAGAAGGAGCTTGCTGATGCTGCCAAAGAGCCGCTGCCCATTGACCC GGACGATGACATCGAGGTCCTGGCAGAGGACGGAGGAAAGGGCGGAGGAGAGACGTCCCCGAACCGGCCACTCAGCAGGACTCCTAG TAAGAAAATATCCCAGCAGCCCCCTGGTGGTCTCCTCGACTCCATCTCCAACATATTCGG GCGTCGAACTGCCAACTCTCTGAGCACTtcacctgaaaacacagaaactccGTCAGGAGGGTGTGCAGAGGTCAGGGTCCCTTCGACTGCTCTGCACAGCTTC GAAGCCCACAGTGGTGAAGTAAATGCAGCAAGGTTCAGCCCTGGGTCCCGTCTCCTAGCAACAGGAGGGACGGACCGCAGGGTGAAGCTGTGGGAGGTGATTGCTG GACGCTGTGAGGCCAAAGGAGCTCTGACCGGCAGCAACGCAGGAATCACAAGCATCGAGTTCGACAGTGCT ggCTCGTACCTGCTTGCTGCCTCCAACGACTTCGCCAGTCGGATCTGGACTGTGGATGACTCCAGACTGAGG CACACCTTGACGGGCCACAGCGGGAAGGTCCTGTCTGCTCGCTTCCTATTGGACAACGCCCGCATCGTCTCGGGGAGCTATGACCGAACACTCAAACTGTGGGACCTCCGCAGCAAAGTCT GTATGAAGACCGTGTTTGCTGGGTCCAGCTGTAATGACATTGTCTGCACAGAGCAGTGTGTCATGAGTGGACATTTCGACAAGAAGGTGCGGTTCTGGGACATCAG AGCGGAGAGCATTGTGCGGGAGCTGGAGTTGATGGGCCGAGTGACCTCTCTGGACCTGAACCATGACCGGACTGAGCTGCTGTCATGTTCCAGAGACGACCTGATCAAGATCATTGATTTGCGCACTAATGCCGTCAGACAGACATTCAG tgctCAGGGCTTTAAGTGTGGAACTGACTGGACCAGAGTCACCTTCAG TCCTGACGGCTGCTACGTAGCCGGAGGCTCCGCTGACGGAGCTCTGTATATCTGGAACGTCCTGACAGGAAAAGTGGACCGAACCCTGGACCGGAACCACAA CTCTGCCATCAACTCTGTGTCCTGGTCGCCGTCGGGCGCATACGTTGTCAGCGTGGACAAAGGTGGCCGGGCCATCCTGTGGTCGGACATGTGA
- the sagb gene encoding S-arrestin b isoform X1, translating into MRAALIVGVLAGPHLSIRMSPKHVVFKKVSRDKSITIYMAKRDFVDHCDFVDPVDGVIVIDPMQLKGKKVYVMLSCTFRYGRQDMDVMGVAFRRDLFLVTRQVYPELQDKEKLAHTKIQQKLMRKLGDNAFPFFFEFPDNLPCSVALQPGPSDVGKKCAVEFEVKAFCGENQDEKIDKQSSVRLTIRKIQFSPEDSKVVPAAETTFEFLMSEKPLHVKLSLPKETFYHGEPLKVNVEITNSSSRNIKNISVSAEQVTNVILYSNDKYIKSVAKEETDDSVPSGTSLKKEYTLYPLLAHNKDRRGLALDGRLKHEDTNLASSSIVKQEVLKEVQGMLVSYKVVLRMTASGTVGSSEVSLEVPFRLMHSKPEPAKESESDDMVFEEFKRAYLKGVVYGDDDESPTEA; encoded by the exons atgagaGCAGCTTTAATTGTTGGTGTTCTTGCAGGTCCACATCTGTCCATCAGGATGAGTCCCAAACACGTCGTCTTTAAGAAGGTTTCCCGCGACAAGTCG atCACCATCTACATGGCCAAGAGAGACTTTGTGGATCACTGTGACTTTGTGGATCCAGTTG ATGGAGTCATTGTGATCGACCCAATGCAACTGAAAGGGAAGAAAG TGTACGTGATGCTGTCATGTACATTTCGGTATGGCCGCCAAGACATGGATGTGATGGGTGTGGCCTTCAGGAGGGACCTGTTCCTGGTGACCCGGCAGGTTTATCCAGAGCTGCAGGACAAAGAGAAGCTCGCCCACACCAAAATCCAGCAGAAGCTGATGCGGAAGCTGGGAGACAATGCTTTCCCCTTCTTCTTCGAG tttccagACAACCTGCCGTGTTCTGTTGCTCTTCAGCCAGGACCGTCTGATGTTGGAAAG AAATGTGCAGTGGAGTTTGAGGTGAAAGCGTTCTGTGGTGAGAATCAGGACGAAAAGATCGACAAACA GAGTTCTGTTCGTCTTACTATTCGGAAGATCCAGTTCAGTCCAGAGGACAGTAAAGTGGTCCCAGCGGCAGAGACCACCTTTGAGTTCCTGATGTCTGAGAAACCTCTGCACGTCAAACTCAGCCTGCCCAAAGAG acatTTTATCATGGCGAGCCACTCAAAGTCAATGTTGAAATCACCAACTCATCCAGCAGGAACATCAAAAACATCAGTGTCTCAG CGGAGCAGGTGACCAACGTCATTCTTTACTCCAACGACAAATACATCAAATCTGTTGCCAAAGAAGAGACTGA TGACTCTGTGCCGTCTGGTACCAGTCTGAAGAAGGAGTACACTCTGTACCCCCTGCTGGCTCACAACAAGGACCGGAGAGGCCTCGCTCTGGATGGACGACTCAAACACGAAGACACcaatctggcttcatccagcat agtgaagcaggaggTCCTGAAGGAGGTGCAGGGCATGCTGGTCTCCTATAAGGTCGTGCTAAGGATGACCGCCTCTGG GACGGTGGGATCGAG CGAGGTGTCTCTGGAGGTCCCCTTTAGACTGATGCATTCCAAACCTGAACCAG CCAAGGAGAG
- the sagb gene encoding S-arrestin b isoform X2 — MSPKHVVFKKVSRDKSITIYMAKRDFVDHCDFVDPVDGVIVIDPMQLKGKKVYVMLSCTFRYGRQDMDVMGVAFRRDLFLVTRQVYPELQDKEKLAHTKIQQKLMRKLGDNAFPFFFEFPDNLPCSVALQPGPSDVGKKCAVEFEVKAFCGENQDEKIDKQSSVRLTIRKIQFSPEDSKVVPAAETTFEFLMSEKPLHVKLSLPKETFYHGEPLKVNVEITNSSSRNIKNISVSAEQVTNVILYSNDKYIKSVAKEETDDSVPSGTSLKKEYTLYPLLAHNKDRRGLALDGRLKHEDTNLASSSIVKQEVLKEVQGMLVSYKVVLRMTASGTVGSSEVSLEVPFRLMHSKPEPAKESESDDMVFEEFKRAYLKGVVYGDDDESPTEA; from the exons ATGAGTCCCAAACACGTCGTCTTTAAGAAGGTTTCCCGCGACAAGTCG atCACCATCTACATGGCCAAGAGAGACTTTGTGGATCACTGTGACTTTGTGGATCCAGTTG ATGGAGTCATTGTGATCGACCCAATGCAACTGAAAGGGAAGAAAG TGTACGTGATGCTGTCATGTACATTTCGGTATGGCCGCCAAGACATGGATGTGATGGGTGTGGCCTTCAGGAGGGACCTGTTCCTGGTGACCCGGCAGGTTTATCCAGAGCTGCAGGACAAAGAGAAGCTCGCCCACACCAAAATCCAGCAGAAGCTGATGCGGAAGCTGGGAGACAATGCTTTCCCCTTCTTCTTCGAG tttccagACAACCTGCCGTGTTCTGTTGCTCTTCAGCCAGGACCGTCTGATGTTGGAAAG AAATGTGCAGTGGAGTTTGAGGTGAAAGCGTTCTGTGGTGAGAATCAGGACGAAAAGATCGACAAACA GAGTTCTGTTCGTCTTACTATTCGGAAGATCCAGTTCAGTCCAGAGGACAGTAAAGTGGTCCCAGCGGCAGAGACCACCTTTGAGTTCCTGATGTCTGAGAAACCTCTGCACGTCAAACTCAGCCTGCCCAAAGAG acatTTTATCATGGCGAGCCACTCAAAGTCAATGTTGAAATCACCAACTCATCCAGCAGGAACATCAAAAACATCAGTGTCTCAG CGGAGCAGGTGACCAACGTCATTCTTTACTCCAACGACAAATACATCAAATCTGTTGCCAAAGAAGAGACTGA TGACTCTGTGCCGTCTGGTACCAGTCTGAAGAAGGAGTACACTCTGTACCCCCTGCTGGCTCACAACAAGGACCGGAGAGGCCTCGCTCTGGATGGACGACTCAAACACGAAGACACcaatctggcttcatccagcat agtgaagcaggaggTCCTGAAGGAGGTGCAGGGCATGCTGGTCTCCTATAAGGTCGTGCTAAGGATGACCGCCTCTGG GACGGTGGGATCGAG CGAGGTGTCTCTGGAGGTCCCCTTTAGACTGATGCATTCCAAACCTGAACCAG CCAAGGAGAG